Proteins encoded within one genomic window of Actinoplanes octamycinicus:
- a CDS encoding eCIS core domain-containing protein produces MTGRIRRPATTPAGALPVPSRVRPAVHPLLRLQRQIGNQSVQRLLDPDELDRARGTGAALDDAVRAPMEAAFGADFGAVRVHTGGAADRLSRALGAHAFTTGRDIFFRAGGYEPDTTAGRRLLAHELTHVVQQSAAVAAGELSVSDPDDEFEREADQVADRIVSRADDQ; encoded by the coding sequence GTGACCGGCCGGATCCGCCGACCGGCGACCACCCCGGCCGGCGCGCTGCCGGTGCCGTCCCGGGTGCGCCCGGCCGTCCACCCGCTGCTGCGGCTGCAGCGCCAGATCGGCAACCAGTCCGTGCAGCGGCTGCTGGACCCGGACGAGCTGGACCGGGCGCGGGGCACCGGCGCGGCGCTCGACGACGCGGTCCGGGCACCGATGGAGGCGGCGTTCGGCGCTGACTTCGGCGCGGTCCGGGTGCACACCGGCGGTGCCGCCGACCGGCTCAGCCGCGCGCTCGGCGCGCACGCGTTCACCACCGGCCGGGACATCTTCTTCCGGGCCGGCGGCTACGAGCCGGACACCACTGCCGGCCGCCGGTTGCTGGCTCACGAACTCACCCACGTCGTCCAGCAGTCCGCGGCCGTTGCGGCCGGCGAGCTTAGCGTGAGCGATCCGGACGACGAGTTCGAGCGGGAGGCCGACCAGGTCGCCGATCGGATCGTGAGCCGTGCCGATGATCAATGA
- a CDS encoding ATP-binding protein, whose protein sequence is MESRYYPDTRAHLRAELARVDLLLRQAVRRFRAERSEPVPEFPGLYITDAEVDAMLAGRHPLGPGFQRPADRPAVRSTGGAPPADMAPAADIARAVAGSDRRGVPLRLPRLAAALGLSGLEVDILLVALAAELDLRYERLFAYLQDDVTRRRPGVDLALNLLCHTAEEKWAARRCFTPAAPLRAHRLLDLVDDPAQPDPPLLGKYLRLDERIVAHLLGDDDLDQALAPYARLADPAMAPAELVPAELAHRLTAVAGEERRLYYLHGPAGAGKRTAAAALAGRLLVVDGERVPRADLDDLVRRALREAVLQRATLYWTGADGPPGLLLERIAAGHARVILAGEHPWEPSGEFRDLPFSRIEVRRPGHADRAAVWTRTLNGSAGTVDVERLAGTFRLSGAQIADAAATARNLARAARGGTAHPTTADLLAGCRWHARPTLSTLARRIVPTRTENDLILPSDQRRQLAEIGAVIRHRGLVHDEWGFGERLALGSGVTVLFAGPSGTGKTMAAEVLAAGLGLDLYRLDLSAVVSKYIGETEKHLAQVFAEAESGDAILFCDEADALFGQRSEVHDAHDRYANIEVSFLLQRLEEHQGVVVLATNLRKNMDAAFVRRMRFAVDFPMPGEADRRRIWQRVWPATAPVAADVDLDMLAGRFDLSGGSIRDVAVAAAFRAAEAGTPITMEHLLDAVGAEYRKLGRVTPAEVPS, encoded by the coding sequence GTGGAAAGCCGCTATTATCCGGACACCCGCGCGCATCTGCGTGCGGAGCTGGCGCGCGTCGATCTTCTGCTCAGGCAGGCCGTCCGGCGGTTCCGGGCAGAACGGTCCGAGCCGGTGCCGGAATTTCCCGGCCTCTACATCACCGACGCCGAGGTGGACGCGATGCTCGCCGGCCGGCACCCGCTCGGCCCCGGATTCCAGCGTCCGGCGGATCGTCCGGCGGTGCGAAGCACGGGTGGCGCACCGCCGGCGGACATGGCGCCGGCGGCGGACATCGCGCGGGCGGTGGCCGGGAGTGACCGGCGCGGTGTGCCGCTGCGGCTGCCCCGGCTGGCCGCCGCGCTCGGGCTGTCCGGGCTGGAGGTGGACATCCTGCTCGTTGCGCTCGCGGCCGAGCTGGACCTGCGGTATGAACGGCTCTTCGCCTACTTGCAGGACGACGTCACCCGCCGCCGCCCCGGCGTCGACCTGGCGCTGAACCTGCTGTGCCACACCGCCGAGGAGAAGTGGGCCGCCCGGCGCTGCTTCACCCCGGCCGCGCCGCTGCGCGCGCACCGCCTGCTCGACCTGGTCGACGACCCGGCCCAGCCGGACCCGCCGCTGCTCGGCAAGTATCTGAGGCTCGACGAGCGGATCGTGGCGCACCTGCTCGGCGACGACGACCTCGACCAGGCGCTGGCACCGTACGCCCGGCTGGCGGATCCGGCGATGGCACCGGCCGAGCTGGTCCCGGCCGAGCTGGCCCACCGGCTGACCGCCGTGGCCGGCGAGGAGCGGAGGCTGTATTACCTCCACGGGCCGGCCGGCGCCGGCAAGCGGACCGCCGCCGCCGCGCTCGCCGGCCGCCTGCTGGTGGTCGACGGCGAGCGGGTGCCCCGGGCGGACCTCGACGACCTGGTCCGGCGGGCGCTGCGGGAGGCCGTCCTGCAGCGGGCCACCCTGTACTGGACCGGTGCCGATGGGCCGCCCGGGCTGCTGCTGGAGCGGATCGCGGCCGGCCACGCCCGGGTGATCCTGGCCGGCGAGCATCCCTGGGAGCCGTCCGGCGAGTTCCGGGACTTGCCGTTCAGCCGGATCGAGGTGCGCCGGCCGGGCCACGCGGACCGGGCCGCGGTCTGGACCCGGACGTTGAACGGCAGCGCCGGCACGGTCGACGTCGAGCGGCTGGCCGGCACGTTCCGGCTCAGCGGCGCGCAGATCGCGGACGCCGCCGCCACCGCCCGCAACCTGGCCCGGGCCGCCCGGGGCGGTACGGCGCACCCGACCACCGCGGACCTGCTCGCCGGGTGCCGGTGGCACGCCCGGCCCACCCTCTCGACGCTGGCGCGCAGGATCGTGCCCACCCGTACGGAAAATGATCTGATCCTGCCGTCTGATCAGAGACGGCAGCTGGCCGAGATCGGGGCGGTGATCAGGCATCGCGGCCTGGTGCACGACGAGTGGGGGTTCGGGGAGCGGCTGGCGCTCGGGTCCGGGGTGACGGTGCTGTTCGCCGGGCCGAGCGGGACCGGCAAGACGATGGCTGCCGAGGTGCTCGCCGCCGGGCTCGGGCTCGATCTGTACCGGCTCGACCTGTCGGCCGTGGTCAGCAAGTACATCGGGGAGACCGAGAAGCACCTGGCGCAGGTGTTCGCCGAGGCGGAGAGCGGCGACGCGATCCTGTTCTGCGACGAGGCGGACGCGCTCTTCGGGCAGCGCAGCGAGGTGCACGACGCGCACGACAGGTACGCGAACATCGAGGTCAGCTTCCTGCTGCAGCGCCTCGAGGAGCACCAGGGCGTGGTGGTGCTCGCCACCAACCTGCGCAAGAACATGGATGCCGCGTTCGTCCGCCGGATGCGGTTCGCCGTCGACTTCCCGATGCCCGGCGAGGCGGACCGCCGGCGGATCTGGCAGCGGGTCTGGCCGGCCACCGCACCGGTTGCCGCCGACGTGGACCTGGACATGCTGGCCGGCCGGTTCGACCTGTCCGGCGGCAGCATCCGGGACGTGGCGGTGGCCGCTGCCTTCCGTGCTGCCGAGGCGGGCACCCCGATCACCATGGAGCACCTGCTGGACGCCGTCGGCGCGGAGTACCGGAAGCTGGGCCGGGTCACCCCGGCCGAGGTGCCGTCGTGA
- a CDS encoding putative bifunctional diguanylate cyclase/phosphodiesterase, translating into MRTSTDRRTRLTWTWMTAGTLICLGYPLLPAGGVLAPVLYNLIGLAAFVAILAAVRRYRPARPYAWYVFAAGVIAFVAGDVAFEVGGLLLGEHPFPYWNDALYLVAYPLLWSGLLLAAGVPARRDLPGMIDAAVMATGVALVYWVFLIDPALGGHGTPLSERILTVVYPGCDVIMCAVATRLLTRTGARTTSVALLAAGSALNFAGDLAWSLAPALSGYPASAITAAFLGSYVCWAGAALHPSMGDAGISAGPATTVRFGWGRSTLLIGCALLVPAVLMIQGVRHHEIKWAAIGLGAVLVLLLVTARMGGFVRQIQTQSAQLERMAMHDDLTGLANRRRFGRRLGEALTAGSPQVCLLDLNRFKEINDRLGHAVGDALLAAVADRLRHGLGGVDLVARMGGDEFAVLLADATDAQADAGAARICAALREPFEVAGQKLLVDASVGVADGAGAGDAMEILRRADVAMYAAKSSGGRWRRYAALLDEHADEKARLGAELRAALDLGQFRLVYQPIVSLPSGELRYVEALIRWQHPHRGFVSPAAFVPVTEENGLIVELGEWIMRTACADFTRWHAEHPATAPERISVNVSARQLAEPGFAAMVAAVLAGTGMPAGCLVVEVTETAVFSGGVAVRAIEDLHALGVGIALDDFGTGHSSLGLLQTVPVDILKVDKSFVDNVTMAGRHAVIAEALIRVSDGLGLSAVAEGVETAEQAAELHRLGYRLAQGYHFGKPAAEPAAHRPAAAA; encoded by the coding sequence ATGCGGACGTCCACCGACCGCCGGACCCGTCTGACCTGGACGTGGATGACGGCGGGAACGTTGATCTGCCTCGGCTACCCGCTGCTTCCGGCCGGGGGCGTGCTCGCGCCCGTGCTGTACAACCTGATCGGGCTGGCCGCGTTCGTGGCGATCCTCGCCGCGGTGCGCCGGTACCGGCCGGCCCGCCCGTACGCCTGGTACGTGTTCGCCGCCGGCGTCATCGCCTTCGTGGCCGGTGACGTGGCCTTCGAGGTCGGTGGCCTGCTGCTCGGCGAGCACCCGTTCCCGTACTGGAACGACGCGCTCTACCTCGTCGCGTACCCCTTGCTCTGGTCCGGCCTTCTGCTCGCCGCCGGCGTGCCGGCCCGGCGGGACCTGCCCGGCATGATCGACGCCGCGGTGATGGCCACCGGCGTCGCGCTGGTCTACTGGGTGTTCCTGATCGACCCGGCGCTGGGCGGACACGGCACGCCGCTGTCCGAGCGGATCCTCACCGTCGTCTACCCCGGCTGCGACGTGATCATGTGTGCGGTGGCGACCCGGCTGCTCACCCGCACCGGGGCCCGCACCACCAGTGTGGCCCTGCTCGCCGCCGGCTCGGCGCTGAACTTCGCCGGTGACCTCGCCTGGAGTCTCGCGCCGGCGCTGAGCGGCTATCCGGCCTCGGCCATCACCGCCGCGTTCCTGGGCAGCTACGTCTGCTGGGCCGGTGCCGCGCTGCATCCCTCCATGGGTGATGCCGGCATCTCGGCGGGCCCGGCCACCACCGTCCGGTTCGGCTGGGGCCGTTCCACGCTGCTGATCGGCTGCGCCCTGCTGGTGCCCGCCGTGCTGATGATCCAGGGTGTGCGGCACCACGAGATCAAATGGGCGGCCATCGGGCTCGGCGCCGTCCTGGTCCTGCTGCTCGTGACCGCCCGGATGGGTGGCTTCGTCCGGCAGATCCAGACCCAGTCGGCGCAGCTCGAGCGGATGGCCATGCACGACGACCTCACCGGGCTGGCCAACCGCCGCCGGTTCGGCCGCCGCCTCGGCGAGGCCCTGACGGCCGGCTCGCCGCAGGTCTGCCTGCTGGACCTCAACCGCTTCAAGGAGATCAACGACCGGCTCGGGCACGCGGTCGGTGACGCGTTGCTGGCCGCCGTCGCCGACCGCCTGCGCCACGGGCTGGGCGGCGTCGACCTGGTGGCGCGGATGGGCGGTGACGAGTTCGCTGTGCTGCTCGCCGACGCGACGGACGCGCAGGCCGACGCCGGCGCCGCCCGGATCTGCGCCGCGCTGCGCGAGCCGTTCGAGGTGGCCGGCCAGAAGCTGCTGGTGGACGCGAGCGTCGGGGTCGCCGACGGTGCCGGGGCCGGCGACGCGATGGAGATTCTGCGCCGGGCCGATGTCGCGATGTACGCGGCGAAGTCCAGCGGCGGCCGGTGGCGGCGGTACGCGGCCTTACTCGACGAACACGCCGACGAGAAGGCCCGCCTCGGCGCCGAACTGCGCGCCGCCCTGGATCTCGGCCAGTTCCGCCTGGTCTACCAGCCGATCGTGTCGCTGCCCTCCGGCGAGCTGCGCTACGTGGAGGCGCTGATCCGCTGGCAGCACCCGCACCGCGGCTTCGTCAGTCCCGCCGCATTCGTCCCGGTCACCGAGGAGAACGGCCTGATCGTCGAACTGGGTGAATGGATCATGCGGACCGCCTGCGCCGACTTCACCCGGTGGCACGCCGAGCACCCGGCCACCGCCCCGGAGCGGATCAGCGTGAACGTCTCCGCCCGGCAGCTCGCCGAGCCCGGGTTCGCCGCGATGGTGGCAGCCGTGCTGGCCGGCACGGGGATGCCCGCCGGGTGCCTGGTCGTCGAGGTCACCGAGACCGCCGTGTTCAGCGGCGGCGTCGCGGTCCGGGCCATCGAGGACCTGCACGCGCTGGGCGTCGGGATCGCCCTCGACGACTTCGGCACCGGGCATTCGTCGCTGGGCCTGCTGCAGACCGTCCCGGTGGACATCCTCAAGGTCGACAAATCGTTCGTCGACAACGTGACCATGGCGGGCCGGCACGCGGTGATCGCCGAGGCGCTCATCCGGGTCAGCGACGGCCTCGGGCTCAGCGCCGTGGCCGAAGGCGTCGAGACCGCCGAGCAGGCCGCGGAACTGCACCGCCTGGGTTACCGGCTGGCGCAGGGCTACCACTTCGGCAAGCCGGCCGCGGAGCCCGCCGCGCACCGGCCCGCGGCGGCGGCCTGA
- a CDS encoding GGDEF domain-containing protein, whose amino-acid sequence MLKRPPAWVGFLIGGMLFVALYLWLPDNVYGVLAWDGVAVAGAVAIVVGIRRNRPEGAAAWWLLMAGQLANVVGDITYFFAPDGDQFFHPYDVPYLLGYVLQVAGVLILLRRRGAGRDWSTLVDSMIITSAFALLSWVFLMKPVAEEASLGLGGQLMAISYPALDLLLVAMVAWLLTADGSRNVAFFLVAANMVVFLVGDYFWAFASQTSYDPGTLGGRLIDCTYLTGYIAFGAGALHPGMVEIGRPAGPQRVRPMTLHRLVLLTAATLIAPALLAWQAYSGAGRVLDAYAIVAGSVVMFLLVIARMTMLVRQVQAQAAVLADHADLLREAARLDPLTNLPNRRAWNAALPSALQHAARHRAPLTLAVLDLDHFKVFNDTYGHQTGDRLLTEASAAWLASLRPADVLARYGGEEFVALLPGTTAAEALVLLDRLRPLTPMGCTFSAGVATWDGVESGDDLLGRADQALYRAKDAGRDRVVSDDVRAAA is encoded by the coding sequence ATGCTGAAGCGTCCTCCCGCCTGGGTGGGTTTCCTGATCGGCGGCATGCTCTTCGTCGCGCTGTACCTGTGGCTTCCGGACAACGTGTACGGGGTGCTGGCGTGGGACGGCGTGGCGGTGGCCGGTGCCGTGGCCATCGTGGTCGGCATCCGGCGCAACCGTCCCGAGGGAGCGGCCGCCTGGTGGCTGCTCATGGCCGGGCAGCTGGCCAACGTCGTGGGCGACATCACCTACTTCTTCGCCCCGGACGGCGACCAGTTCTTTCACCCGTACGACGTCCCGTACCTGCTCGGCTACGTGCTCCAGGTGGCCGGGGTGCTGATCCTGCTGCGCCGCCGAGGCGCCGGGCGGGACTGGTCCACGCTCGTCGACTCGATGATCATCACGAGTGCGTTCGCGTTGCTGAGCTGGGTGTTCCTGATGAAGCCGGTGGCCGAGGAGGCGTCGCTCGGCCTCGGCGGCCAGCTGATGGCGATCTCGTACCCGGCTCTCGATCTGCTGCTGGTCGCCATGGTCGCCTGGCTGCTGACCGCGGACGGGTCCCGCAACGTCGCGTTCTTCCTGGTCGCGGCGAACATGGTGGTCTTCCTCGTCGGCGACTACTTCTGGGCGTTCGCCAGCCAGACCTCCTACGATCCGGGCACGCTCGGCGGCCGGCTGATCGACTGCACGTACCTGACCGGCTACATCGCCTTCGGCGCCGGAGCGTTGCACCCGGGCATGGTGGAGATCGGCCGGCCGGCCGGCCCGCAGCGGGTCCGGCCGATGACCCTGCACCGCCTGGTGCTGCTCACCGCGGCCACGCTGATCGCGCCGGCGCTGCTCGCCTGGCAGGCGTACAGCGGTGCCGGGCGGGTTCTCGACGCGTACGCGATCGTGGCCGGTTCGGTGGTCATGTTCCTGCTGGTCATCGCGCGGATGACGATGCTGGTCCGGCAGGTCCAGGCGCAGGCCGCCGTGCTGGCCGACCACGCCGACCTGCTGCGCGAGGCGGCCCGGCTGGACCCGCTGACCAACCTGCCCAACCGCCGGGCCTGGAACGCCGCGCTGCCCTCGGCGCTGCAGCACGCCGCCCGCCACCGCGCCCCGCTCACCCTGGCCGTGCTCGACCTCGACCACTTCAAGGTCTTCAACGACACGTACGGCCACCAGACCGGCGACCGGCTGCTCACCGAGGCGTCGGCGGCCTGGTTGGCGAGCCTGCGCCCGGCGGACGTGCTGGCCCGCTACGGCGGCGAGGAATTCGTGGCGCTGCTGCCCGGCACCACCGCGGCCGAGGCCCTCGTCCTGCTCGACCGGCTGCGCCCGCTCACGCCGATGGGCTGCACCTTCTCGGCCGGCGTCGCGACCTGGGACGGCGTGGAGAGCGGCGACGACCTGCTCGGCCGTGCCGACCAGGCGCTGTACCGGGCCAAGGACGCCGGCCGTGACCGGGTGGTGAGCGACGATGTCCGGGCCGCTGCCTGA
- a CDS encoding baeRF2 domain-containing protein — MNLDFVRPLVEHPGSWVSAYLDATRAGENADHEVGLRWRALREQLREDGADSATLEAVEAAVQDHPYQPGQYGLAVFARDGEVAMVQTLPAAPPADQAYTGPLPHLMPWIAQRGEEIPYVRVLTDRTGADLDALSVGGVARHHEVTGSATFPLRKVQVGGWSHRHYQQAVEESWKRNAGDVATAAADLAESVGAEVIVVGGDVRAVQTFAGRLPKRWQDRVVRTDAGSRAAGADETPLDDVTVQAIAEVADRRVHEAVERYREQRGNGSAGTGLADVVTRLQRGQVETVLLVDDPSSTDMLWIAPDEPSLVAVDDHALREAGVPDPQQVRADAALLRAIAGTGADLVLVGPDEAPLEHGIGAVLRYADGDTAAR; from the coding sequence ATGAATCTCGACTTCGTCCGGCCGCTCGTCGAGCACCCCGGCTCGTGGGTGTCCGCCTACCTCGACGCCACCCGCGCCGGGGAGAACGCCGACCACGAGGTCGGCCTGCGCTGGCGCGCGCTCCGCGAACAACTCCGCGAGGACGGCGCGGACAGCGCCACCCTGGAGGCCGTGGAGGCCGCCGTCCAGGACCACCCCTACCAGCCGGGACAGTACGGCCTCGCGGTGTTCGCCCGGGACGGCGAGGTGGCCATGGTCCAGACGCTGCCCGCCGCGCCGCCCGCGGACCAGGCGTACACCGGCCCGCTGCCGCACCTCATGCCGTGGATCGCCCAGCGCGGCGAGGAGATCCCGTACGTCCGGGTGCTGACCGACCGCACCGGCGCCGACCTGGACGCGCTCTCCGTCGGCGGCGTCGCGCGGCACCACGAGGTGACCGGCAGCGCCACCTTCCCGCTGCGCAAGGTGCAGGTCGGCGGCTGGTCGCACCGGCACTACCAGCAGGCGGTCGAGGAGTCCTGGAAACGCAACGCCGGGGATGTCGCCACCGCGGCCGCCGACCTGGCCGAGAGCGTCGGCGCCGAGGTGATCGTCGTCGGCGGCGACGTCCGGGCCGTGCAGACGTTCGCCGGCCGGTTGCCGAAGCGCTGGCAGGACCGGGTGGTGCGGACCGACGCCGGCTCCCGGGCGGCCGGCGCCGACGAGACGCCACTCGACGACGTGACCGTCCAGGCCATCGCCGAGGTGGCCGACCGGCGCGTCCACGAGGCCGTCGAGCGGTACCGCGAGCAGCGGGGCAACGGCAGCGCCGGCACCGGGCTGGCCGACGTGGTGACCCGCCTGCAACGCGGCCAGGTGGAGACCGTGCTGCTGGTCGACGACCCGTCGTCCACCGACATGCTGTGGATCGCGCCGGACGAGCCGTCCCTGGTCGCGGTCGACGACCACGCGCTGCGCGAGGCCGGCGTACCGGATCCGCAGCAGGTCCGGGCCGACGCCGCCCTGCTGCGCGCCATCGCCGGCACCGGCGCCGACCTGGTCCTGGTCGGACCGGACGAGGCGCCGCTGGAGCACGGCATCGGCGCGGTGCTGCGCTACGCGGACGGCGACACCGCGGCCCGCTGA
- a CDS encoding ROK family transcriptional regulator, whose protein sequence is MDSAKPSLELVRSVTDERVLRALIRHRRLTRAELAGEIGISKPTAGESVRRLAERGLVADTGERTPGGRGRGRVGFYYALAPAVGAALAVTITPEGVVAERLDVYGDTVARATRRIDRPARPDRVAAALHEVATELAGAGSEGADPGAAGGGAQADRAGSDGQPVRVAVVSAADPVDRATGRLVHLPDSPFLVGDLDPVAVLAPFVTGPVVVDNDVNWAALAERDSAPDLRDFAYLYLGEGLGCAIVNDGEIRRGRTGLTGEVAHVFTPGPDGRAVRFIELFAELGLRHPDSTAIDVDRLLRRTQTHRALGVAAGGVIAALIALADPQEVVVGGSWGPALLPEIVAAATWAPREVTVRAPGPAADPVLAGVRTAAIDHLRETVARTPA, encoded by the coding sequence GTGGACTCCGCCAAGCCGTCGCTGGAGCTCGTCCGCTCGGTCACCGACGAGCGGGTGCTGCGCGCGCTGATCCGGCACCGCCGGCTCACCCGGGCCGAGCTGGCCGGCGAGATCGGCATCTCCAAGCCGACCGCGGGGGAGAGCGTGCGCCGGCTCGCCGAGCGCGGGCTGGTCGCCGACACCGGCGAGCGGACCCCGGGCGGGCGGGGCCGGGGCCGGGTGGGGTTCTACTACGCGCTGGCCCCGGCGGTGGGCGCGGCGCTGGCCGTCACGATCACGCCGGAGGGTGTGGTCGCCGAGCGCCTCGACGTCTACGGCGACACGGTCGCCCGCGCCACCCGCCGGATCGACCGCCCGGCCCGCCCGGACCGGGTCGCCGCCGCGCTGCACGAGGTCGCCACCGAGCTTGCCGGCGCCGGCTCGGAGGGCGCGGATCCGGGCGCCGCCGGGGGAGGCGCGCAGGCTGACCGCGCCGGCTCCGACGGGCAGCCGGTCCGGGTGGCGGTGGTCAGCGCCGCCGACCCGGTGGACCGGGCCACCGGCCGCCTCGTCCACCTGCCCGACTCACCGTTCCTGGTCGGCGACCTCGACCCGGTGGCCGTCCTGGCGCCGTTCGTGACCGGCCCGGTGGTCGTCGACAACGACGTCAACTGGGCCGCCCTCGCCGAGCGCGACAGCGCCCCGGACCTGCGCGACTTCGCCTACCTCTACCTCGGCGAGGGTCTGGGCTGCGCGATCGTCAACGACGGCGAGATCCGGCGCGGCCGGACCGGTCTGACCGGCGAGGTCGCGCACGTCTTCACCCCCGGCCCGGACGGCCGGGCGGTCCGCTTCATCGAGCTTTTCGCCGAGCTGGGGCTGCGCCACCCGGACTCCACCGCGATCGACGTCGACCGCTTGCTGCGCCGCACGCAGACCCACCGGGCCCTCGGCGTCGCGGCCGGCGGGGTGATCGCCGCCCTGATCGCGCTCGCCGACCCGCAGGAGGTGGTGGTCGGCGGCTCCTGGGGCCCCGCCCTGCTGCCCGAGATCGTGGCCGCGGCCACCTGGGCACCCCGCGAGGTCACGGTCCGCGCTCCCGGCCCGGCCGCCGACCCGGTCTTGGCCGGCGTCCGCACCGCCGCGATCGACCACCTCCGCGAGACGGTCGCCCGCACGCCGGCCTGA
- a CDS encoding DUF1479 domain-containing protein, with the protein MTTALPHWEETPADLPAAIREIKAALRERIAASGRTVEEVFAVVEARVQAAVDDIAAARHRGESVWPVIEFADIAAGTVTDAQRDLLRRRGCLVVRGHFDRDQALRWDGEIVDYVTGNRFFESYRGPGDDFFGSVGSKPEIYPIYWSPPQMQARQSERMATVQAFLNGLWKHESDGVRWFDPQRDSLYPDRIRRRPEGADSAGLGTHLDPGTLDLWMTRAYQQAFRHLFDGSVERYDPWDAAHRTAGPQYPGSTMCSAFRTFQGWTALSDMDHDQGVLHTVPVPEAMAYLMLRPLLPDVPDDDMCGVTVNQVFPAGHKWHAPLLAALTGIPDVRAGDSVWWHCDMIHSVAPVEDQQGWGNVMYIPAAPWCPRNERYAESVRQAFLTGESPSDFPAEHYERDWPDRFQAADLNAIGRRGLGLD; encoded by the coding sequence GTGACCACCGCCCTGCCGCACTGGGAAGAGACGCCCGCCGACCTGCCCGCCGCCATCCGCGAGATCAAGGCCGCGCTGCGCGAGCGGATCGCCGCCTCCGGGCGCACCGTCGAGGAGGTCTTCGCCGTCGTCGAGGCGCGGGTCCAGGCCGCCGTCGACGACATCGCCGCGGCCCGCCACCGCGGCGAGAGCGTCTGGCCGGTGATCGAGTTCGCCGACATCGCCGCCGGCACGGTCACCGACGCCCAGCGCGACCTGCTGCGCCGCCGCGGCTGCCTGGTGGTGCGCGGGCACTTCGACCGGGACCAGGCGCTGCGCTGGGACGGCGAGATCGTCGACTACGTGACCGGCAACCGCTTCTTCGAGAGCTACCGCGGCCCCGGCGACGACTTCTTCGGCAGCGTCGGCTCCAAGCCGGAGATCTACCCGATCTACTGGTCGCCGCCGCAGATGCAGGCCCGGCAGAGCGAGCGGATGGCCACCGTGCAGGCCTTTCTGAACGGTCTGTGGAAGCACGAGTCGGACGGCGTGCGCTGGTTCGACCCGCAGCGCGACTCGCTCTACCCGGACCGGATCCGCCGTCGCCCGGAGGGCGCCGACTCGGCCGGGCTCGGCACCCACCTCGACCCGGGCACCCTGGACCTGTGGATGACCCGGGCCTACCAGCAGGCGTTCCGGCACCTGTTCGACGGCAGCGTCGAGCGGTACGACCCGTGGGACGCCGCGCACCGCACCGCCGGCCCGCAGTACCCGGGCTCGACCATGTGCTCGGCCTTCCGCACCTTCCAGGGCTGGACCGCGCTGTCCGACATGGATCACGACCAGGGCGTGCTGCACACGGTGCCGGTCCCGGAGGCGATGGCCTACCTGATGCTGCGCCCGCTGCTGCCCGACGTGCCCGACGACGACATGTGCGGGGTCACCGTCAACCAGGTCTTCCCGGCCGGCCACAAGTGGCACGCGCCGCTGCTGGCCGCGCTGACCGGCATCCCGGACGTCCGGGCCGGCGACTCGGTCTGGTGGCACTGCGACATGATCCACAGTGTCGCGCCGGTCGAGGACCAGCAGGGCTGGGGCAACGTCATGTACATCCCGGCCGCCCCGTGGTGCCCGCGCAACGAGCGGTACGCCGAGTCCGTACGCCAAGCCTTCCTGACCGGCGAGAGCCCCAGCGACTTCCCGGCCGAGCACTACGAGCGCGACTGGCCGGACCGCTTCCAGGCGGCCGACCTGAACGCGATCGGCCGCCGCGGCCTCGGCCTGGACTGA
- a CDS encoding anti-sigma factor has translation MQHLDPDRLVLLALSEELEELTELDHLEHCAACRQEMQSLREVAEIGSQVREVRELPAPPEHLWQAIEAGIAGPREPAAAPVPVITLAEHRDAPRRSRRRWVAPLIAAAAAAVLAVAGTIGLDRFLDRAPAERVTAQATLTPLPAVPPGAGGDVRVLADGELRIDVRNLPLTSGFHEVWLLDPDTPGKMVAVGNLPATAEAVLEVPPGTDLNRYRVVDVSDEPHDGDATHSGKSLLRGTLTR, from the coding sequence GTGCAACACTTGGATCCCGATCGGCTGGTCCTTCTCGCGCTCTCTGAGGAACTCGAGGAGCTGACCGAGCTCGATCACCTGGAGCACTGCGCCGCCTGCCGGCAGGAGATGCAGTCTTTGCGCGAGGTCGCCGAGATCGGCTCGCAGGTGCGCGAGGTGCGGGAGCTGCCCGCCCCGCCGGAGCACCTGTGGCAGGCCATCGAGGCGGGCATCGCCGGCCCTCGCGAGCCGGCTGCGGCGCCCGTGCCGGTGATCACCCTGGCCGAGCACCGGGACGCTCCGCGCCGGTCCCGGCGGCGATGGGTGGCTCCGCTGATCGCCGCGGCGGCAGCGGCCGTGCTGGCGGTGGCGGGCACGATCGGCCTCGACCGGTTCCTCGACCGGGCGCCGGCCGAGCGGGTCACCGCCCAGGCGACGCTCACCCCGCTGCCGGCCGTGCCGCCCGGCGCCGGTGGTGACGTGCGGGTGCTCGCCGATGGGGAGCTGCGGATCGACGTACGCAATCTGCCGTTGACGTCCGGTTTTCACGAGGTGTGGCTGCTCGACCCGGACACTCCGGGCAAGATGGTGGCGGTCGGGAATCTGCCCGCCACGGCCGAGGCGGTCCTGGAGGTGCCACCCGGCACCGACCTCAACCGGTACCGCGTGGTCGACGTCAGCGACGAGCCGCACGACGGCGACGCCACGCACTCCGGCAAGAGCCTGCTCCGCGGGACTCTGACCAGGTGA